Proteins encoded by one window of Pseudomonas tructae:
- a CDS encoding dTMP kinase translates to MKRALFVSLDGPKGTGKTTLLEAVTQVLRAGNNKVIRLCEKKSDPFRGETMALVNQLVRHPSRELELEVCQRLADSRTWITQHVLPEQPADSIILIDRWYPSDAAFRRLVPFAEILQLNIERNVQVPDLHVGVVTAPDISWARAAARSRGLSSTVMYKLEEQVACTRAFERAVADHGWVLCRNESTVEDATMQVVSQIYGALGRQRCTIGAG, encoded by the coding sequence ATGAAGCGTGCGCTGTTTGTTTCTCTGGATGGGCCCAAGGGGACCGGTAAAACCACACTGTTGGAGGCCGTCACCCAAGTACTGCGGGCCGGCAACAACAAGGTGATCCGGCTTTGCGAGAAAAAAAGCGATCCCTTCCGGGGCGAAACCATGGCCCTGGTCAACCAACTCGTCAGACATCCCAGCCGGGAGCTGGAGCTGGAGGTGTGCCAACGCCTGGCCGATAGCCGCACCTGGATTACCCAGCATGTGCTGCCTGAACAGCCAGCGGACAGCATCATTCTGATCGATCGCTGGTACCCGTCTGATGCCGCGTTTCGCCGGCTGGTCCCGTTCGCAGAGATTCTGCAGTTGAACATCGAGCGCAACGTGCAAGTGCCCGACCTGCATGTCGGGGTGGTGACCGCCCCTGATATTTCCTGGGCCAGGGCAGCGGCGCGCTCGCGTGGGTTGAGCAGCACGGTGATGTACAAGCTCGAAGAGCAGGTCGCCTGTACCCGGGCGTTCGAGCGTGCGGTTGCCGATCACGGCTGGGTGCTGTGCCGTAATGAAAGCACTGTCGAAGACGCCACGATGCAGGTGGTGTCGCAGATCTATGGCGCGCTTGGGCGCCAGCGCTGTACTATCGGCGCAGGCTGA
- a CDS encoding glutamine synthetase family protein produces MNTPTEQLEQRLKYQGITEVECVVSDFSGIARGKLSSTSRFLEERGMRLPESVLLQTLTGDFVEDQVFYALLDEAGVDMICRPAANAMFLMPWIAEPTAMVIHDTFDKRGNPIELSPRNVLKRVLKLYADKGWRPVVAPEMEFYLTKPSSDPDLPLKPPEGRSGRPEKGRQSFSIDAANEFSALFEDLYHWCEAQGLDLDTLIHEGGPAQMEINFRHGDALNLADQLVVFKRTLREAALKHALSATFMAKPIANEAGSAMHIHQSVLDVATGKNLFAGKEGAMSERLLHYIGGLQKYTPKLMPLLAPNVNSFRRFLPDACAPVNVEWGEENRTVGLRVPAAPAAATRVENRLPGADANPYLALAASLLCGYLGMIEQINPSAPVQGRAYDCRGLRLPSTLENALVQLEDCEVLKEHLGHRFVQGYVAVKRTEHNNYKQVISAWEREYLQLSV; encoded by the coding sequence ATGAACACCCCCACCGAGCAGTTGGAGCAACGGCTCAAGTATCAAGGCATCACCGAAGTCGAATGTGTCGTGAGCGATTTTTCCGGCATCGCCCGCGGCAAGCTTTCCTCGACCAGCAGATTCCTCGAGGAACGTGGCATGCGACTCCCGGAAAGCGTCCTGTTGCAGACGCTGACCGGCGACTTCGTCGAGGACCAGGTCTTCTACGCCCTGCTCGATGAGGCAGGCGTCGACATGATCTGCCGCCCTGCGGCAAATGCCATGTTCCTCATGCCATGGATCGCTGAACCCACCGCCATGGTCATCCACGACACGTTCGACAAGCGCGGCAATCCCATCGAGCTGTCGCCGCGCAACGTACTCAAGCGTGTGCTCAAACTCTACGCCGACAAAGGCTGGAGGCCGGTCGTCGCGCCGGAAATGGAGTTCTACCTGACCAAGCCCAGCAGCGACCCGGACCTGCCGCTCAAGCCCCCTGAAGGCCGGTCAGGCCGACCTGAAAAAGGCAGGCAAAGCTTTTCCATCGATGCGGCCAACGAATTCAGCGCGCTGTTCGAAGACCTCTACCACTGGTGCGAGGCCCAAGGCCTGGACCTGGATACGCTGATCCATGAGGGCGGCCCTGCACAAATGGAAATCAACTTTCGTCACGGCGACGCCCTGAACCTGGCTGACCAACTGGTTGTGTTCAAGCGCACCCTGCGCGAGGCCGCGCTCAAGCATGCGCTCAGCGCAACCTTCATGGCCAAGCCGATCGCCAACGAGGCCGGCAGTGCAATGCACATCCACCAGAGCGTACTGGACGTGGCCACAGGCAAGAACCTTTTCGCCGGAAAAGAGGGTGCCATGAGCGAGCGGCTGCTGCATTACATCGGCGGCCTGCAGAAATACACGCCGAAGCTGATGCCCCTGCTTGCGCCCAATGTGAACTCGTTCCGCCGATTCCTGCCGGACGCCTGTGCCCCGGTGAACGTTGAGTGGGGTGAGGAGAACCGCACCGTAGGCCTGCGTGTTCCAGCTGCGCCAGCGGCCGCCACGCGCGTGGAGAACCGCCTCCCGGGCGCTGATGCCAACCCTTACCTGGCGTTGGCCGCCAGCCTGCTCTGCGGCTATCTGGGCATGATCGAACAGATCAACCCCTCAGCTCCCGTGCAAGGACGTGCCTACGACTGCCGCGGTCTGCGCCTGCCGAGCACGCTCGAGAACGCGCTGGTGCAATTGGAGGATTGCGAAGTGCTCAAGGAGCACCTCGGGCACAGGTTCGTGCAAGGCTACGTCGCCGTTAAGCGTACCGAACACAACAACTACAAGCAGGTGATCAGTGCATGGGAACGTGAGTACCTGCAATTGAGTGTCTGA
- a CDS encoding glyoxalase superfamily protein, protein MSTIENAKRMAKRLRTSLEASNHPISHSAALEMVAQQLGYKDWNTASALLAPEPSSAAIKLEKAIPILRMFDEAKAREFYLDFLGFSVEFEHRFEADLPLYLGLSRDSVQLHLSEHHGDASPGTTLFVPMRNIEQFRDELIGKRYGFGRPDIVEQDWGKLLEVYDPFGNRIRFCQS, encoded by the coding sequence ATGTCGACCATCGAGAACGCCAAGCGGATGGCCAAGCGTTTGCGCACCTCGCTAGAGGCCAGCAATCACCCGATATCCCACAGCGCAGCACTTGAAATGGTGGCGCAGCAACTGGGCTACAAGGATTGGAATACGGCTTCAGCCCTGCTGGCTCCAGAGCCGAGCAGCGCTGCCATTAAACTTGAAAAAGCCATACCGATACTGCGCATGTTCGATGAAGCCAAGGCGCGGGAATTCTATCTGGACTTTCTCGGCTTCAGTGTTGAGTTCGAGCACCGCTTCGAAGCGGATCTTCCCCTCTATCTGGGCCTTAGCCGGGACAGCGTGCAACTTCACTTGTCCGAACATCACGGCGACGCAAGCCCAGGCACCACCCTTTTTGTGCCCATGCGTAATATCGAGCAATTTCGCGACGAGCTGATTGGCAAACGCTACGGTTTTGGCCGGCCCGACATTGTCGAGCAGGACTGGGGCAAGCTGCTGGAGGTTTACGATCCTTTCGGCAATCGGATCCGCTTTTGCCAAAGCTGA
- a CDS encoding sensor histidine kinase — protein sequence MHLQARIADTCEPFNLMRRFSLTSFVVISAVAVGLAWLSTRFLVNESLERDALLSAQFIQSIAVGEIRHHDLTGMKMGDVLAAAQYGMLTPETAANRLRARSEFLDHLSNLPDLLLATIFSAQREVIWSTNPQLVGRKVRGDEALEIAFTSGGRVSARYDEVEPGRLEQQFSRPPKMFFVENYIPLLDDQGKVLVMVEIYKEPVDLIERLERGRRLIWVATTVGGLIIYFVLFWIVWRAARLLTEQQDQLVANKTYGGLVEMSTAVAHSLRNPLASIRSSAELAQMAPDQPAARNITDIIAQVDRMSGWVHDLLLCLRPLRGEAETLDLVAITHEALSGFEAQLRQLRIQAQPQIGDTAMVISHRLLLGQVLNSVLANAIEAMPEGGALRLSLERAGRDELMLFIDDTGPGLTRQQEISAFKSFYTTRQGGLGIGLVMVRQVMEHFGGEASLLNLEPQGTRACLRFRCPAGFDGNVTV from the coding sequence ATGCACTTGCAAGCCAGGATCGCTGACACCTGCGAACCGTTCAATTTGATGCGGCGCTTCTCGTTGACCAGCTTTGTTGTCATCAGCGCTGTCGCGGTGGGGTTGGCGTGGTTGTCGACGCGCTTTCTGGTCAATGAAAGCCTGGAGCGCGATGCGCTGCTGTCGGCACAGTTCATTCAGTCCATCGCAGTGGGTGAAATCCGCCACCACGATCTGACGGGCATGAAAATGGGCGATGTGCTTGCTGCGGCGCAGTACGGAATGCTTACGCCGGAAACAGCAGCAAACCGCCTGCGGGCACGCTCGGAATTCCTCGATCACCTGTCCAACCTCCCGGACCTGCTGCTGGCAACCATCTTTTCTGCGCAACGAGAGGTTATCTGGTCAACCAACCCACAGTTGGTCGGGCGCAAGGTCCGTGGCGACGAGGCGCTGGAGATTGCCTTCACCTCAGGCGGTCGTGTCAGTGCCAGGTACGATGAAGTCGAGCCCGGCCGCCTGGAGCAACAGTTCAGCCGGCCGCCGAAGATGTTCTTTGTCGAGAACTACATTCCGCTGCTCGATGATCAGGGCAAGGTCCTGGTGATGGTGGAAATCTACAAGGAACCGGTCGATCTGATTGAGCGCCTGGAGCGCGGACGCAGACTCATTTGGGTGGCGACGACAGTGGGTGGGCTGATCATCTACTTCGTGCTGTTCTGGATTGTCTGGCGAGCCGCGCGGCTGTTGACCGAACAACAGGACCAGTTGGTAGCGAACAAGACCTATGGCGGCCTGGTGGAAATGTCTACCGCAGTCGCCCACAGTTTGCGCAACCCATTGGCGAGTATCCGCAGCAGTGCAGAGCTTGCGCAGATGGCGCCGGATCAGCCGGCCGCTCGTAACATTACCGATATCATTGCTCAGGTCGACCGAATGTCGGGCTGGGTGCATGATCTGCTGTTATGCCTGCGTCCCTTGCGAGGCGAGGCCGAAACGCTCGACCTCGTAGCGATCACACATGAGGCCCTGAGTGGCTTCGAGGCGCAACTTCGCCAGTTGCGGATACAGGCGCAGCCGCAGATCGGCGACACGGCCATGGTCATCAGCCACAGGCTGCTGCTCGGGCAAGTCCTGAACAGCGTCCTGGCCAATGCCATCGAGGCGATGCCCGAGGGCGGAGCGCTGCGCTTGTCGCTGGAGCGCGCTGGCCGCGACGAGCTGATGTTGTTCATTGACGACACCGGCCCTGGCTTGACCCGTCAACAGGAAATCTCAGCGTTCAAGTCGTTCTACACCACCCGGCAAGGTGGCCTGGGGATCGGCCTGGTGATGGTCAGGCAGGTCATGGAGCACTTCGGCGGAGAGGCCTCGTTGCTCAATCTTGAACCGCAAGGCACCAGGGCCTGCCTGCGATTTCGCTGCCCAGCGGGGTTTGATGGAAACGTGACGGTGTAG
- a CDS encoding flavohemoglobin expression-modulating QEGLA motif protein: protein MSTALSLSELDAALPGLTRKIRVLDALAWPEGVEEVFLAQWRSGKAQLPKVKFSPREHSADIAALESFVGHCDQGHPAGRFLARTAHSYATAGRMLGAMGTPAFTHYSSALYRRPDFYYPRQKLSMLDAAHFFLKTTDALLGGNCIPPSPAEIPADVFAAWLQPELERFFGAGQITIKLDPGLAAKAIAGTSRIRLRASALFSELDKQQLLQHEAFVHVATAQNGARQPNLKCLALGAPRTTQTQEGIATLAELLTGSMDINRLRRLALRVLAVQQALDGADFIQVFEGFINAGQSPEESFRSTQRIFRGANVRGGSAFTKDAAYLTGLLGVHTLLRVAIRDNRPDLVGHLFAGRLSLGDTLHLAPLFESGWLVGPTYVPTWASDLRRLAANLAFSAFIARIKLDVLDLQRFMDFEDEHE from the coding sequence ATGAGTACTGCCTTGTCGCTGTCTGAACTGGATGCCGCGTTACCCGGTTTGACTCGCAAGATCCGCGTACTCGATGCGCTGGCCTGGCCTGAGGGGGTTGAGGAGGTGTTCCTGGCCCAGTGGCGCAGCGGCAAGGCGCAACTGCCCAAGGTCAAGTTCAGCCCGCGCGAGCACAGCGCCGATATCGCAGCGCTGGAGAGCTTTGTCGGGCATTGCGACCAGGGCCATCCCGCCGGTCGCTTTCTTGCCAGGACCGCCCATAGCTATGCCACTGCCGGGCGCATGCTCGGCGCCATGGGCACCCCTGCCTTTACCCACTACTCGTCGGCGCTGTACCGCCGCCCGGACTTTTACTACCCCCGGCAAAAGCTGAGCATGCTCGACGCCGCCCATTTTTTTCTGAAAACCACCGATGCGCTGTTGGGTGGCAACTGTATTCCCCCCAGCCCTGCCGAGATTCCGGCTGATGTGTTTGCCGCCTGGCTGCAACCGGAGCTGGAGCGTTTTTTTGGTGCCGGGCAGATCACCATCAAGCTGGACCCAGGGCTTGCCGCCAAGGCCATTGCCGGCACCAGCCGAATTCGTCTGCGTGCCAGCGCCTTGTTCAGCGAGCTGGACAAGCAGCAGTTGCTGCAACACGAAGCCTTTGTACACGTGGCCACCGCGCAGAACGGTGCACGTCAGCCCAACCTCAAATGCCTGGCGTTGGGGGCGCCGCGCACTACCCAGACGCAGGAAGGCATTGCCACCCTGGCCGAGCTGCTCACCGGCAGCATGGACATCAATCGCTTGCGGCGCCTGGCCTTGCGCGTGCTCGCGGTGCAGCAAGCGCTCGATGGCGCCGATTTCATCCAGGTGTTTGAAGGCTTCATCAACGCCGGCCAGTCGCCGGAAGAGTCCTTTCGCTCAACCCAGCGGATTTTCCGCGGCGCCAACGTGCGCGGAGGGTCGGCATTTACCAAGGACGCCGCCTACCTGACCGGGCTGCTCGGCGTGCACACCCTGTTGCGTGTGGCGATCCGCGACAACCGCCCGGACCTGGTGGGGCACTTGTTTGCCGGGCGCCTGAGCCTGGGCGACACCCTGCACCTGGCGCCGCTGTTCGAGTCGGGCTGGCTGGTGGGGCCGACCTATGTTCCGACCTGGGCCAGCGACCTGCGACGGCTGGCCGCCAACCTTGCATTTTCGGCCTTTATCGCCCGCATCAAACTGGATGTACTCGACCTGCAACGCTTCATGGACTTTGAAGACGAGCATGAGTAA
- a CDS encoding S8 family serine peptidase, whose protein sequence is MGQALLVKVRGRLNPGQNQGLAAAVGGPALEEILRVPAQPATSGAAGLAAAQGSTWYRAQLPPASNPWDAAHAMLSHGAAFAATGGAQIEFVEPDIEQGWFAEVATPGPALAAAVCTFHPQDASGRKAVSVAGNDWHLQSQHSQLANARTRVSQAEQQAIRIAHLDTGYDPHHASLPLHLDLQHQRNFRDQGHLNDATDRTPAGWTAIRNQGHGHATLSLLAGNQISNAAAANGFVGFIGGAPHATVIPIRIADWVVRFSTSTMVQGFQYAVDQGAQVLSMSMGGLTSRALADAVNLAYEHGLFMVTAAGNNIAKAPTPGSVVFPARFQRVLAACGVMADGRAYAGLSPFTQQGNYGPASAMQTAMGAFTPNVPWAEFGCSKLVSMDGAGTCAATPQLAAAVALWMGRHAQALKAYPEPWMRIEAARSALFGSALKHTAAMGADETLEKIGRGVLQADAMLELAPPAAQDLNKTSNAEPSWGWLNLIFGVGGVSLAPGLTPAQAEMFALELTQMAQRCRLVDESIPDSDAATGMAPALFNRYLEAALDAGNPSTALKAFLEQQLGRKQASTGAPPPPATPGPQIERKAKVLPTPPRRLRVYALDPSIAKTLDAVAINEAVISIPWEENLAPGPVGEYLEIVDIDPASDRLYDPVDLNEPKLLGQDGWPPSEGNPAFHQQMVYAVAMKTIRNFEEALGRRVLWAARWAKFTDSKGRSQYNPYTVRRLRIYPHALRTDNAYYSPDKVALLFGYFQSQSDPTGATPGGTMVFSCLSSDIIAHEMSHALLDGLHRRFQDASNPDVPAFHEAFADIVAIFQHFSLPELVRFQVQQARGRLSAARLLASLAKQFGEGTNRGGPLRDYLAEGDKPKYPDEMEIHARGSILVSAVYEAFLSIVDRRTADLIRIATNGTGLLPKGALPHDLVERLTEETCKTARHVLRMCIRALDYCPAVDITFGEYLRALITADIDLVAVDRFHYRVAFMDAFRKRNLLPRDVRTVSQESLAWGTLANPRPAWLAELVKDLDFGWDLKLDREEIQRLNEANRWKLWTGLDALLKRHPELYGEFGLLPGVPRYSIDGDVVATADKGSTTFDVPNVRPARRVTPDGGFQTEVVATILQRRRVPVDPNDPNGPQMWFRGGTTLILDPRKNASEVRYAIVKNSGSESRLARQRQQAASGSPSALQALYFAANPSEPFALLHASNGGFGHAH, encoded by the coding sequence ATGGGACAGGCACTGCTGGTCAAGGTCCGTGGACGGTTAAACCCTGGGCAGAACCAAGGACTCGCAGCAGCAGTCGGCGGGCCTGCCCTGGAGGAGATCCTCAGGGTTCCCGCGCAACCTGCGACGTCCGGCGCAGCAGGCTTGGCAGCGGCGCAAGGGTCAACCTGGTACCGCGCGCAACTGCCGCCGGCCAGCAACCCCTGGGACGCCGCCCATGCAATGCTCTCCCACGGGGCCGCATTCGCAGCCACGGGCGGTGCGCAGATCGAGTTCGTCGAGCCGGACATCGAACAAGGCTGGTTTGCCGAGGTGGCAACGCCTGGGCCTGCGCTTGCAGCCGCTGTCTGTACCTTCCATCCGCAGGATGCGTCGGGACGCAAAGCCGTCTCGGTTGCAGGTAACGACTGGCACCTGCAGAGCCAACATTCACAGCTGGCCAACGCCAGAACCCGCGTCAGCCAGGCAGAGCAACAGGCCATCAGGATCGCTCACCTCGACACCGGTTATGACCCGCATCACGCAAGCCTGCCCCTGCACCTGGACCTGCAGCACCAGCGCAACTTTCGCGACCAAGGCCACCTCAATGACGCCACTGATCGCACGCCCGCCGGTTGGACAGCCATTCGCAACCAAGGCCACGGTCACGCCACGCTGAGCCTGCTGGCAGGCAACCAGATCAGCAACGCTGCGGCCGCCAACGGCTTTGTCGGTTTCATCGGCGGTGCCCCCCATGCGACGGTGATCCCCATACGCATTGCCGACTGGGTCGTGCGGTTCTCGACCAGCACCATGGTCCAGGGCTTTCAATACGCCGTGGACCAGGGCGCACAGGTGTTGTCGATGAGCATGGGGGGTCTGACTTCCCGTGCCCTTGCCGACGCCGTCAACCTGGCCTACGAGCACGGCCTGTTCATGGTTACCGCGGCGGGCAACAACATCGCCAAGGCGCCAACCCCGGGTTCTGTGGTCTTCCCTGCCCGCTTCCAGCGCGTGCTCGCGGCATGCGGCGTCATGGCGGACGGCCGGGCCTACGCCGGTCTCAGCCCGTTCACCCAGCAAGGCAACTATGGGCCGGCGTCGGCGATGCAGACGGCAATGGGCGCCTTTACCCCAAACGTACCCTGGGCTGAGTTTGGCTGCAGCAAACTGGTCAGCATGGATGGCGCCGGCACCTGCGCCGCGACACCGCAATTGGCGGCCGCCGTGGCGCTGTGGATGGGCAGGCACGCCCAGGCGCTCAAGGCTTATCCTGAACCGTGGATGCGTATCGAGGCCGCGCGCTCGGCGCTGTTTGGTTCGGCGTTAAAACACACAGCAGCGATGGGCGCAGATGAAACGCTTGAGAAGATCGGCCGCGGGGTACTGCAGGCCGACGCCATGCTTGAGTTGGCGCCGCCCGCCGCCCAGGACCTCAACAAGACCTCAAACGCTGAACCCAGTTGGGGCTGGCTCAACCTGATCTTCGGCGTCGGCGGCGTCAGTCTCGCGCCCGGGCTGACACCGGCGCAGGCTGAGATGTTTGCGCTCGAGTTGACGCAAATGGCGCAGCGCTGCCGTTTGGTGGACGAGTCCATCCCGGACAGCGATGCCGCCACCGGGATGGCACCTGCCCTGTTCAACCGCTACCTGGAGGCGGCACTTGACGCGGGCAACCCATCAACTGCGCTGAAAGCCTTTCTTGAGCAACAGCTGGGCCGCAAGCAGGCCAGCACAGGCGCTCCCCCTCCCCCTGCAACCCCGGGGCCTCAGATCGAGCGCAAAGCCAAAGTGCTGCCTACACCACCGCGACGCTTGCGGGTTTACGCCCTGGACCCTTCCATCGCCAAGACACTGGACGCTGTCGCGATCAACGAGGCGGTCATCAGCATCCCCTGGGAGGAAAACCTTGCACCCGGCCCGGTCGGCGAATACCTCGAGATTGTCGACATTGACCCGGCCTCTGATCGCCTTTACGACCCGGTCGACCTGAACGAGCCAAAGCTGTTGGGCCAGGACGGCTGGCCGCCCTCCGAGGGTAACCCGGCCTTCCATCAGCAGATGGTCTATGCCGTGGCCATGAAAACCATCAGGAATTTCGAGGAAGCGCTGGGCCGACGCGTTCTGTGGGCGGCACGCTGGGCGAAGTTCACCGATAGCAAAGGCCGCTCGCAGTACAACCCTTACACCGTTCGGCGCTTGCGAATCTACCCCCATGCACTGCGCACCGACAACGCCTACTACAGCCCGGACAAAGTGGCCCTGCTGTTTGGCTATTTCCAGTCTCAATCCGACCCAACCGGGGCCACGCCCGGGGGCACGATGGTGTTCTCCTGCCTGTCCAGTGACATCATTGCCCATGAAATGTCCCATGCCCTGCTCGATGGCTTGCACCGCCGTTTCCAGGACGCCTCGAACCCTGACGTGCCGGCTTTTCACGAAGCCTTCGCCGATATCGTGGCGATCTTCCAGCACTTCTCCCTGCCTGAGCTGGTGCGTTTTCAGGTTCAGCAGGCCCGTGGGCGATTGAGCGCAGCCCGCCTGCTGGCCTCGCTTGCCAAGCAGTTCGGCGAGGGCACCAACCGCGGCGGGCCATTGCGCGACTATCTTGCCGAGGGCGACAAGCCCAAGTATCCCGACGAAATGGAGATACATGCGCGCGGCTCAATCCTGGTGTCGGCGGTGTACGAGGCGTTCCTGAGCATCGTCGACCGCCGTACGGCCGACCTTATCCGTATCGCCACCAATGGCACTGGCCTGCTTCCAAAAGGTGCCCTCCCTCACGATCTGGTCGAGCGGCTGACGGAAGAGACCTGCAAGACTGCCCGACACGTGCTGCGCATGTGCATCCGCGCACTGGATTACTGTCCCGCAGTCGATATCACCTTTGGCGAGTACCTGCGTGCGCTCATCACCGCCGACATCGACCTGGTCGCCGTGGACAGGTTCCACTACCGCGTCGCCTTCATGGACGCCTTCCGAAAACGCAACCTGCTGCCGCGCGACGTGCGCACGGTCTCACAGGAGTCGCTGGCCTGGGGCACGCTGGCCAATCCAAGGCCGGCGTGGTTGGCGGAACTGGTAAAGGACCTTGACTTCGGCTGGGACCTCAAACTTGACCGCGAGGAGATCCAGAGGCTCAACGAAGCCAATCGCTGGAAGCTGTGGACGGGCCTTGACGCTCTTCTCAAACGCCATCCCGAACTGTACGGTGAGTTCGGCCTGCTGCCCGGTGTGCCTAGGTACTCCATTGATGGGGACGTTGTGGCCACTGCGGACAAAGGCAGTACTACCTTTGATGTGCCCAACGTTCGCCCTGCGCGCCGCGTAACGCCCGATGGCGGCTTTCAAACCGAGGTGGTGGCGACGATCCTGCAACGCCGTCGCGTGCCGGTTGACCCCAATGATCCGAACGGGCCGCAGATGTGGTTCCGGGGCGGTACGACGCTGATTCTCGATCCGCGCAAGAACGCCAGCGAAGTGCGTTACGCCATCGTCAAGAACAGTGGCAGCGAAAGCCGCCTGGCCCGGCAACGACAACAGGCCGCCAGCGGATCCCCGAGCGCGCTGCAAGCACTGTATTTTGCGGCAAACCCGAGCGAGCCGTTCGCGCTCCTGCACGCCAGCAATGGAGGGTTCGGCCATGCCCATTAA